CTACGGAGGCGGTGCGCTGGTGTTGGCTCTCCTCATCCTGATCTGGCGTCAGCTGTTTGCAGCAACGGTCAGCCCAGAGCTTGCGGCCAGCGAAGGGCTCCGACCGGAGCGTTCGGAGCTGGTTTTCATCCTGCTGACATCTGTCGTGATTGCCATTTCACTCAAGATTATCGGCGCGTTGCTGATCACGGCGCTCCTGATCATACCAGCTGCTGCGGCCAGGCGCGTTTCCGGATCGCCGGAGCAGATGGCGATCGTTGCAGCGCTTGCCGGTGCCTTGTCGGTCGTTGGCGGTCTTTACGCCTCGCTTCACTACGGAACGCCGTCCGGACCTTCGATTGTGGTGGCTGCCATGGTGCTGTTCATTCTCAGTCTTGTTCCCGGGGTGCAACTTGTGAGAAGGATGGGAGAGACGTCAAAAGGAGACCGTTCGTGAACGCTCAGGCTCACCCCGAACTGACAAAAAACCAGGCCTTGGTCTTCGGGTCGCTGTCGGAGGCTGACGGTCCGCTGACCGCCTACGCGATTCTCGATCTCTTGCGCGACAGCGGGTTTCGTGCACCTTTGCAAGTCTACCGTGCGCTGGACAAGCTGGTTGATTACGGGCTCGTTCACCGTCTGGAGAGCCTCAATGCCTTTGTCGCCTGCAGCCACAAGGGCTGCGGAGGGCACGGTGCGGCGGCTTTCGCGATTTGTGAGACCTGCGGACTGGTGACCGAATTCACGCCTGAAAAGGCCATTGGATTGCTGAAAGACTGGACGAAAGAACAGGGCTTTCAACTGACCAGGACCACGATAGAACTGCGGGGCAGGTGCAGTCGGTGCGGAGCCAATGCCTGAGTGGGGCGCTGCAAGGCGGTAACCGGATTGGGATAGGCGCGTTGAGCAGGAGGGGACGTCCATGGCGGATGCGCTGGGTATTGGCATTATCGGATGCGGTACGATCTCCCGGACCTATTTGGAACTGGCGCCCAGATTTTCCGGCCTCGACATTCGAGCCTGTGCGGACCTGAACAGGAAAGCTGCGGAGGAGCGCGCGTCCGAATTCGGTCTTCGCGCTGAAACCGTGCATGACCTGCTCCTGGCGGACGATATCGAGCTGATCGTCAATCTAACCGTGCCAGATGCCCACTACATGGTGTCCCACGAAATTCTGGCTCACGGCAAACATGTCTATTCGGAAAAGCCCCTGGCCCTGTCCCTGCGCGAGGGGCAAGCCCTGAGTGATTATGCCAAGAAGAAAAAGAAGCTGGTGGGATGCGCACCAGACACCTTTCTGGGCGGCGCGCACCAGACCGCCAGACAGGTTGTCGATGATGGGCTGATCGGCGACATCCTCGGTGGTACCTGTCATGTGATGAGCCATGGCATGGAAGCCTGGCATCCAAATCCCGACTTCTTTTACAAACCGGGTGGTGGGCCCATTCTCGATCTTGGACCCTACTACATTGCGTGTCTGCTCAACCTGATCGGGCCGGTGAAGCGGGTCACGGCGATGACCTCCACACCTTTCAGATCCCGCACGATTGGCCACGGTTCGCGCAAGGGCGAACGGATTGACGTGGAAACCCCGACCACGATCCATGCCATTCTCGAATTTCAAAACGGAGCAACCGTCACATTGACTGCCAGCTGGGACGTGTGGGCACATGGCCACGCGCCGATGGAGCTCTACGGCACCAAGGGATCGATGTTTGTGCCGGATCCCAATTTTTTCGGCGGTGAGGTGCGGCTGGCGGACCGGGCGGGTGCCATCCGGACCCTGAACGGCGCGGATCATCCGTTCAGCGCCGCCAATATCGAGGACAACGGAGTGCAGCGTGCCAACTATCGCGCCGCCGGGCTGGCCGACATGGCGCAATCGGTGCTGAGCGGAGGTGGCTTCCGCTGCTCGCTCGATCGCGCGCTCCATGCTGTGGACGTCATGGTATCCATTCTCAAATCTGGTGAAACCGGGAGTTTCGTCGACATAGAACATCCGACGACGCGGCCGGAAGCACTGGGAGCCGCGGAAGCGGCTTTGCTGCTGCGCTGAACGCAGTTGCACCGGCGCGCACTGCCTCCTATCTTCCGCCAGCAGGGTGCGGCGGGCAATGAAGACACCGCCTGCAGGCATTGAGGGAGAGTGGGTATGGCGCTGTTGATTGCCGGCTTGGTGCTTTTTTTGGGAATTCATTTTCTGCCGATGTTCCGCTCGGTGCGGTCAGGCTTGATCTCCACACTGGGCGAAAACGGCTACAAGGGGGGGTTCACGCTCGTTGCCGCTGCCGGCCTCGGCCTGACGATCTATGGCTATGGCGTTGCGCGGTTCGACGGCCCGCCGATCGTTTACGATCCGCCGTTCTGGTTGCGTCACGTCACCATGCTTCTGATGGTGCCGGTGTTTATCTTTCTGGCCGCTGCCTACGTTCCCTGCCGGATCCAGAAGACCTTGAAACATCCCATGCTGGTGGCGGTGAAACTCTGGGCGTTCTCGCATCTTCTTGCCAATGGAGACCTGGCTTCGGTGCTGCTGTTCGGCGGGTTTCTTCTCTGGGCGGTCGTCGATCGGATCTCCGTGAAGCGTCGCGGCGAAGGGGCCGGGCAGATTGCCGCTACGGCAGGAGATCCTGGCAAATATTCCGACATGGTCGTGATTCTGATCGGGCTGGCGCTGTATGGGGCCTTCGTCTGGAAACTGCACGCCTGGCTGATCGGCGTGCCGGTCGGCTAAACCGGCTGATCGGACGAAATATGTGGCGGAAATCGGCAATTTGCCGAGAATTGCCCCACTTGCGCCATGAAGGGCCGTTTTAAGCCCGATCAGGGAATTGCCCGAGCCGGATCAAATGGATAATGTGCGCCACTCGAAATGGGGCGAGGCAAGGCCGTTCGCGCCGCGCCGGTTAAGTGAATGCAGGAACTGAAGACGCATGTCTGACATTTTTCGTGAAGTCGATGAAGATATCCGCCAGGAAAAATACCGTCGGCTTTGGGACCGTTTTGGTCCTTGGGTTATTGCCGTCGCAGTCCTGATTGTGGTCGGTACCGGAGGGTATCGCGGCTGGCTCTATTGGCAGGAGCAGCAATCTCAGGCGGCCGGCGACACGTTTTTTGATGCTGTGCAGCTGTCGGAACAGGAACAGTACCAGGAAGCTGCGGCGCTTTACGGCGAACTGGAATCGTCAATTGGCGGCTATCCGGCTCTGGCGAAGCTGCGTCAGGCAACCGATCTGGCCAATGCGGGTCAAATTGAAGAAGCGCTGGCCGAGTTTGACAGCCTGTCCCGGGACACCAGCCTTGACGTGGCCGTGCGCGACGTCGCTGCATTGAGAGCTGCATACCTCGCCGTTGATCTGGACGCGTATGATGCGGTCGCCGACCGGGTTGAGCGTTTGTCTGCCGACAACAGTCCCTTTCGTGCAGCGTCACGTGAAATTCTGGCTCTAAGCGCTTGGAAAAACGGCAATATTGAAGCCGCGCGTGAGTGGCTGAGCGCCCTGGAAGAAGATGCCGAGACACCGGTGGATGTCAGCCGGCGTGTTGCCGTGCTCGCGGGTCTCATCCGTGCCAGCAACGGTGACGCCGCGCCCGCAGGCCAGGCGGAACGTGAAGGAACCGATCAGTGAGTTTTGTGAGTTTCTCCCACCGCAGCCGCGGTGTGTTCGGCGTCCTCGCCCTGTCGATCGCGCTCACCGGATGTGGTTCCGTGAGTGATTTCGCCGGAAGCGTCAATCCGTTCAGCCGCGAAAAGATCCTGCCGGGCGAACGCCAGCCGGTGTTCGACGGGGCCGATCCCGCAGCAGTCGCTGCCGGCCAGAGTGCCAGGATCGGCAACGCAACGGGCGGACAGACCTGGACCACTGCCGGCGGCGGCCTGACCAACGATCCTGGTAATGTGGCTGTCTCCGTATCCGGCAACCGCGCCTGGCGCGCACAGGTCGGTTCTTCCGGCCGTGGATTGACGTCGGCGGCATTGCGCCTGTCTTCTCGTCCGGTCAGCGACGGCAGCCGGATTTATGTCTACAAGCCGAATGGGGAAGTGGTGGCACTATCCACCGGCGGTGGCCGCCAGTGGACGCAGAACCTCCGCCCTGAAGGTGAGCGCGATGTTGGCCCGGGCGGCGGTGTGACGGTCGCCGGCGGCACGGTCTATGCCGCGACAAGCTATCGCCAGGTGGCCGCGCTCGAAGCCGGCTCCGGCCGGGAAATCTGGAAGGTCGACATCGACACGCCCGCACGCGGCGCGCCCGTTGCCGGGAACGGTCATGTTTTTGTCGTAACCCAGTCCAACGAAGTCTATGCCCTCAATCAATCCGACGGTTCCATTGCCTGGACCTATGCTGGGATTGAGGAAACCGCTGGACTGCTATCTGCAGCCAATCCGGCGATTTCGGGCAATCGCGTGATTGTTCCGTTCTCTTCCGGTGAGATCATGGCGATCAACATCAAGGACGGGGAACCGGCCTGGATCGATGGTGTGTCCCGCGGCTTCCGCACACTTGCCCTGTCCGGTCTTGCGGATGTGTCGGCCAGCCCGGTTGTTGCCGGCAACACGGTTTACGCGACCGGCGTCTCCGGCCGCACCGTGGCCGTCGACGCACGCACAGGCCAGCGTCGCTGGGAACAGAACCTGGGCAGCGTGCATACGCCTGTCGTATCCGGCAGCGCCCTTTTCATGGTGGATCTCGACGACCGCATGGTGGCACTTGACCTGAAGAATGGCGAGACGCTCTGGGCGACGGCACTGCCGCGTCCGGAGAAAAAGAAAAAACGCCGCAACTGGGCCGGGCCGATCCTGGCCAATGGCTCGCTGGTGGCTTTTTCAAGCGACGGTCAGATCGCCATGGTGGATGCCGCGTCCGGTAACACCATGCTGACGCAGCGGACCAACACCGATGTCTATGTCACGCCGATCGTGGCTGGCGGGCGGGTCGTCGTGTTGACCGGCAATGACGGCGTCGCCGCCTTCAACTAGAATTTGAGGATGGGCCGCTGTCGGCCCCCCTGTCAGGAGTATCGCTGTGGGCGCAACTGTCGCCAT
This genomic interval from Labrenzia sp. VG12 contains the following:
- a CDS encoding metal ABC transporter permease, whose amino-acid sequence is MLDDFFTRALLAGIGVALVAGPLGCFIVWRRMAYFGDTLSHAALLGVALALLLNINTMVAVGGVSVILAALLILLRRRDTLSSDAILGLLSHSALALGLVSLAFMTWVRIDLLGLLFGDILAVTRLDIAVIYGGGALVLALLILIWRQLFAATVSPELAASEGLRPERSELVFILLTSVVIAISLKIIGALLITALLIIPAAAARRVSGSPEQMAIVAALAGALSVVGGLYASLHYGTPSGPSIVVAAMVLFILSLVPGVQLVRRMGETSKGDRS
- a CDS encoding Fur family transcriptional regulator codes for the protein MNAQAHPELTKNQALVFGSLSEADGPLTAYAILDLLRDSGFRAPLQVYRALDKLVDYGLVHRLESLNAFVACSHKGCGGHGAAAFAICETCGLVTEFTPEKAIGLLKDWTKEQGFQLTRTTIELRGRCSRCGANA
- a CDS encoding Gfo/Idh/MocA family protein, producing the protein MADALGIGIIGCGTISRTYLELAPRFSGLDIRACADLNRKAAEERASEFGLRAETVHDLLLADDIELIVNLTVPDAHYMVSHEILAHGKHVYSEKPLALSLREGQALSDYAKKKKKLVGCAPDTFLGGAHQTARQVVDDGLIGDILGGTCHVMSHGMEAWHPNPDFFYKPGGGPILDLGPYYIACLLNLIGPVKRVTAMTSTPFRSRTIGHGSRKGERIDVETPTTIHAILEFQNGATVTLTASWDVWAHGHAPMELYGTKGSMFVPDPNFFGGEVRLADRAGAIRTLNGADHPFSAANIEDNGVQRANYRAAGLADMAQSVLSGGGFRCSLDRALHAVDVMVSILKSGETGSFVDIEHPTTRPEALGAAEAALLLR
- a CDS encoding NnrU family protein, giving the protein MALLIAGLVLFLGIHFLPMFRSVRSGLISTLGENGYKGGFTLVAAAGLGLTIYGYGVARFDGPPIVYDPPFWLRHVTMLLMVPVFIFLAAAYVPCRIQKTLKHPMLVAVKLWAFSHLLANGDLASVLLFGGFLLWAVVDRISVKRRGEGAGQIAATAGDPGKYSDMVVILIGLALYGAFVWKLHAWLIGVPVG
- a CDS encoding tetratricopeptide repeat protein, with amino-acid sequence MSDIFREVDEDIRQEKYRRLWDRFGPWVIAVAVLIVVGTGGYRGWLYWQEQQSQAAGDTFFDAVQLSEQEQYQEAAALYGELESSIGGYPALAKLRQATDLANAGQIEEALAEFDSLSRDTSLDVAVRDVAALRAAYLAVDLDAYDAVADRVERLSADNSPFRAASREILALSAWKNGNIEAAREWLSALEEDAETPVDVSRRVAVLAGLIRASNGDAAPAGQAEREGTDQ
- a CDS encoding PQQ-binding-like beta-propeller repeat protein, which gives rise to MSFVSFSHRSRGVFGVLALSIALTGCGSVSDFAGSVNPFSREKILPGERQPVFDGADPAAVAAGQSARIGNATGGQTWTTAGGGLTNDPGNVAVSVSGNRAWRAQVGSSGRGLTSAALRLSSRPVSDGSRIYVYKPNGEVVALSTGGGRQWTQNLRPEGERDVGPGGGVTVAGGTVYAATSYRQVAALEAGSGREIWKVDIDTPARGAPVAGNGHVFVVTQSNEVYALNQSDGSIAWTYAGIEETAGLLSAANPAISGNRVIVPFSSGEIMAINIKDGEPAWIDGVSRGFRTLALSGLADVSASPVVAGNTVYATGVSGRTVAVDARTGQRRWEQNLGSVHTPVVSGSALFMVDLDDRMVALDLKNGETLWATALPRPEKKKKRRNWAGPILANGSLVAFSSDGQIAMVDAASGNTMLTQRTNTDVYVTPIVAGGRVVVLTGNDGVAAFN